The genomic region GTGCACAACGAGCCCAGGGCCTCTctgcaaagaaataaaggaagcgaGGCTGCAGGCCACACGTGGTGCCCACCTGTACTCCTGTGTGCGCAAGGAGTACAGCTTGAAGGCGCAGCCTAGTGCGATAACGAGCAGCAGGCCGCACACCAGGCTCCCGATGAGGGCGGCGGTGATGACTTTCCGGGGCACGGCGGCCAGGCAGCCGTGTTCATCGCTGCCATCCTGACAATCCTCCTGGCCGTCACAGCGCCAAGTCTCAAAGATGCACAGGTTGGTCCCACAGTGGAACGTGCCAGGCTGGCAGGAGAAGCAGTTCTTCTCATCAGCACCATCAGGACAGCTTTTCTGGTTATTGCACCGGTCAGCAGGTGTATAGCACAGGCCACTGCCACCCTCACAGGGGTACTGGTCAGGTGGACAAGCTGGGCAACCCTGCTCGTCGCGGCCACTGGCACAGTGCCACCAGCCATCGCAGCGCTGAGGCTCTGAGAAGCAGCCCTGGTCACCTGTGCTACTGTCGTCCACCTCGCGGCCGCTCCCACATGGCTGTTCCCAAGGGAGGCAGTAACCCTTCACCTGATAGGTGGCATTGAAGCCGTGGCCAGCGCTGCGGGCACGGGCGTGGTACGCCACAGTGAGGCGGCCCTGGGCGGCCTCGAGGCTCACAGGCCGGTGGTTGCTTCGGTAGGACAGGGTCTGCAGCAGGCGGTCACCACGCTCGCCCAGGCCTTCGTACACCTGCACGTAGTCATCGTAGCCCAGCCGAAGCTCCAGCTGCAGCAGTACACGCCGTGGGTCCTGTGTGTCCACCAGCCACGTGCAGTGCAGGTctgagggcccccgggctgcgcCAAAAAGGTCTGGGGAGGCGAAGGAGCCGTAGAAACTGCCCAGGCGCCGGCCGCATGCCAGGTCGGGGCAGCCGGCCTCATCAGAGCCATCACCACAGTCCTGAGTGCCATCACAGCGCCGTTCTGCAGGCAGGCAGCGCGTAGAGCGCGCCCCGCTGCAGGGGAAGGTGCCCCCGGGACACAGGCTGCCCGGTGGCTCGGACGCAGGTGCTGAGCAGTTGCCCTCATCGGAGCCATCTCCGCACTCATCCACCGTGTTGCACTGCCACGGACCTGGCAGGCATTTGCCATTGTCACAGCGGAATTCGTCTGCCTGGCAGGACACCTGGCCCAGCTTCCCTGGGGACAGAGAAGGGGGCAGGAGGCAGTCAGGGGACAGCAGAGCCTCCCTCCAGCATGGAGCCTGGGTAGGTGGGGTTGCCGACAGATAGACCCCTGGGATGCTGGATTCGGTTCAGTCCCTGAGCTGGGATCAAGGCTAAGGAACAAATCCTCCCTGTGGCCACACCCGTGAGGTGGGTCTGCGGCCTGGAGAGGCTCTGAGACAGCGGCATGACAGTCTCACTCTTATCCTAAGATTAGCAGAGCTGGTCAGGGGGCCCTGCAAGGTGCTGTGTGCCCTACACTGCATGCTGGGTGATGTCCCTGTCCCGCCCACAGCCATCATCACCTCGGATGTAGGAGAGACGGAAACCCTGGGCCTGGCCGGAGCTGGAGGCGTCCGAGTGGAAGAAGATCCAAACGTGGTCACGGGGAGAGATGAAGGCAGGCGGGATAGCAGAGCCGCAGAGCCGGAAGGCCTCCTGGCGAGGCGGGGCAGCTGGGCCCAGCAGGAGCCAGTCCAGGGAGCACTGGTGGGACTCCTCCACGTCGAAGTTACGGAAACTACAGTGACAGAGGGACCCGTGGCATGGGTGGGCGGCAGAAGCTCCATGCTCAAGAATCAGTGGTCAGCCTAGAGCC from Castor canadensis chromosome 16, mCasCan1.hap1v2, whole genome shotgun sequence harbors:
- the Lrp3 gene encoding low-density lipoprotein receptor-related protein 3 isoform X2, yielding MGTRDGAGGGCRPGSCEVNLFLTGRLSSAAPALAACSGKLEQHTERRGVIYSPAWPLNYPPGTNCSWYIQGDRGDMITISFRNFDVEESHQCSLDWLLLGPAAPPRQEAFRLCGSAIPPAFISPRDHVWIFFHSDASSSGQAQGFRLSYIRGKLGQVSCQADEFRCDNGKCLPGPWQCNTVDECGDGSDEGNCSAPASEPPGSLCPGGTFPCSGARSTRCLPAERRCDGTQDCGDGSDEAGCPDLACGRRLGSFYGSFASPDLFGAARGPSDLHCTWLVDTQDPRRVLLQLELRLGYDDYVQVYEGLGERGDRLLQTLSYRSNHRPVSLEAAQGRLTVAYHARARSAGHGFNATYQVKGYCLPWEQPCGSGREVDDSSTGDQGCFSEPQRCDGWWHCASGRDEQGCPACPPDQYPCEGGSGLCYTPADRCNNQKSCPDGADEKNCFSCQPGTFHCGTNLCIFETWRCDGQEDCQDGSDEHGCLAAVPRKVITAALIGSLVCGLLLVIALGCAFKLYSLRTQEYRAFETQMTRLEAEFVRREAPPSYGQLIAQGLIPPVEDFPIYSASQASVLQNLRTAMRRQMRRHASRRGPSRGRLGRLWNRLFHRPRAPRGQIPLLTAARTSQTVLGDGLLQPALGTTPDPPAPHSDTGGPRAAGDGPPSALGHAPEVEPSVLPPPSGSQDPEHQPVDKDRKACRDTLGDGLAAVDMPPEPCSAEDRHSQAPTASSIQGPHSPEPLGGCRSSSSPCSPTLETSDDEALLVC
- the Lrp3 gene encoding low-density lipoprotein receptor-related protein 3 isoform X1, coding for MEKRAAAGPEGAPGARAQLAVVCLVNLFLTGRLSSAAPALAACSGKLEQHTERRGVIYSPAWPLNYPPGTNCSWYIQGDRGDMITISFRNFDVEESHQCSLDWLLLGPAAPPRQEAFRLCGSAIPPAFISPRDHVWIFFHSDASSSGQAQGFRLSYIRGKLGQVSCQADEFRCDNGKCLPGPWQCNTVDECGDGSDEGNCSAPASEPPGSLCPGGTFPCSGARSTRCLPAERRCDGTQDCGDGSDEAGCPDLACGRRLGSFYGSFASPDLFGAARGPSDLHCTWLVDTQDPRRVLLQLELRLGYDDYVQVYEGLGERGDRLLQTLSYRSNHRPVSLEAAQGRLTVAYHARARSAGHGFNATYQVKGYCLPWEQPCGSGREVDDSSTGDQGCFSEPQRCDGWWHCASGRDEQGCPACPPDQYPCEGGSGLCYTPADRCNNQKSCPDGADEKNCFSCQPGTFHCGTNLCIFETWRCDGQEDCQDGSDEHGCLAAVPRKVITAALIGSLVCGLLLVIALGCAFKLYSLRTQEYRAFETQMTRLEAEFVRREAPPSYGQLIAQGLIPPVEDFPIYSASQASVLQNLRTAMRRQMRRHASRRGPSRGRLGRLWNRLFHRPRAPRGQIPLLTAARTSQTVLGDGLLQPALGTTPDPPAPHSDTGGPRAAGDGPPSALGHAPEVEPSVLPPPSGSQDPEHQPVDKDRKACRDTLGDGLAAVDMPPEPCSAEDRHSQAPTASSIQGPHSPEPLGGCRSSSSPCSPTLETSDDEALLVC
- the Lrp3 gene encoding low-density lipoprotein receptor-related protein 3 isoform X3; the encoded protein is MITISFRNFDVEESHQCSLDWLLLGPAAPPRQEAFRLCGSAIPPAFISPRDHVWIFFHSDASSSGQAQGFRLSYIRGKLGQVSCQADEFRCDNGKCLPGPWQCNTVDECGDGSDEGNCSAPASEPPGSLCPGGTFPCSGARSTRCLPAERRCDGTQDCGDGSDEAGCPDLACGRRLGSFYGSFASPDLFGAARGPSDLHCTWLVDTQDPRRVLLQLELRLGYDDYVQVYEGLGERGDRLLQTLSYRSNHRPVSLEAAQGRLTVAYHARARSAGHGFNATYQVKGYCLPWEQPCGSGREVDDSSTGDQGCFSEPQRCDGWWHCASGRDEQGCPACPPDQYPCEGGSGLCYTPADRCNNQKSCPDGADEKNCFSCQPGTFHCGTNLCIFETWRCDGQEDCQDGSDEHGCLAAVPRKVITAALIGSLVCGLLLVIALGCAFKLYSLRTQEYRAFETQMTRLEAEFVRREAPPSYGQLIAQGLIPPVEDFPIYSASQASVLQNLRTAMRRQMRRHASRRGPSRGRLGRLWNRLFHRPRAPRGQIPLLTAARTSQTVLGDGLLQPALGTTPDPPAPHSDTGGPRAAGDGPPSALGHAPEVEPSVLPPPSGSQDPEHQPVDKDRKACRDTLGDGLAAVDMPPEPCSAEDRHSQAPTASSIQGPHSPEPLGGCRSSSSPCSPTLETSDDEALLVC